A window from Onychostoma macrolepis isolate SWU-2019 chromosome 07, ASM1243209v1, whole genome shotgun sequence encodes these proteins:
- the mus81 gene encoding LOW QUALITY PROTEIN: crossover junction endonuclease MUS81 (The sequence of the model RefSeq protein was modified relative to this genomic sequence to represent the inferred CDS: deleted 1 base in 1 codon), which produces MFDANMPTDQVCLGRKRPVPSCPNPLFLQWLTELRDSAKEKGLKTQYVYQKAINSLKKYPLPLTNGKEAKILQNFGDGICKILDERLQKYYRENGSDAPIHLATSCHWSSMASSKQMEETQKEPSGTFSKHMKQTQKEVRKEKGAKKKREYVPQKRSGGYAVLLTLYRHTQMPGSKGFMFRNELQTEAQPLCDKSFSVPDLGSKYTAWSSVSTLIQKDLLVKTHNPARYSLTDQGLALAEKLDSEETGMAKEHVEQMSEEEDTRDGPDVVDLTLEEEEDEEEKESWSSKSSERPATALSVNQAGGHVSASDATEKSQTLENTGRTAMGWHLPPGSYDIVLCVDFIETTGGSSGRKQELVKELQRNGVTFDVRKLNVGDFLWVAREKVTPVPGQLRPPVGKELVLDYIIERKRMDDLCGSIIDGRFREQKFRLKRCGLHKPIYLVEECGSVAAHLSIPESTLQQAIVNTQVVDGFFVKRVQDVKESAAYLTIMTRYLQKLYQNCTLFCRSRELEGDGEDKSEQMGNLSCSLMAFTEFNYGAIKNKCQTVREVFARQLMQISGVSGDKAAAVLEHYSTVSSLLQAYDQCSNEADKEKLLSSIKYGKLKRNIGPALSRTIYQLYCTHGPLS; this is translated from the exons ATGTTCGATGCAAATATGCCGacggatcaggtgtgtttgggtCGGAAGCGCCCTGTGCCTTCATGCCCAAACCCTCTGTTCTTGCAGTGGTTAACAGAGTTGCGTGACAGCGCCAAAGAGAAAGGCTTGAAAACGCAGTATGTGTATCAGAAG GCCATAAACTCCTTGAAAAAATATCCTCTGCCGCTGACAAACGGAAAAGAGGCGAAGATCCTGCAAAATTTCGGCGACGGGATCTGCAAGATTTTGGACGAGCGGCTGCAGAAGTATTATCGGGAAAACG GTTCTGATGCTCCGATCCACTTGGCTACTTCTTGTCATTGGAGCAGCATGGCTTCCTCCAAACAGATGGAGGAAACC CAGAAGGAACCTTCAGGAACCTTTAGTAAACATATG AAGCAAACACAAAAAGAAGTGAGAAAGGAGAAGGGAGCtaagaaaaagagagaatatGTGCCACAGAAGAGGTCTGGAGGTTATGCTGTACTGCTCACTTTGTATAGACACACACAG ATGCCTGGCAGTAAAGGCTTTATGTTTAGGAATGAACTGCAAACTGAGGCACAACCCTTGTGTGATAAGTCCTTCTCAGTG CCTGATCTTGGTAGCAAGTACACTGCATGGTCATCAGTTAGCACACTCATTCAGAAAGATCTTCTGGTGAAGACGCACAATCCTGCCAG gtATTCATTGACTGATCAGGGTCTGGCTCTAGCCGAGAAGCTGGATTCAGAAGAGACTGGGATGGCTAAAGAACATGTGGAGCAAATGAGTGAAGAAGAGGACACTCGTGATGGACCAGATGTTGTAGACCTGACtttagaggaagaggaggatgaggaagagaaagagagttG GTCCAGCAAGTCTTCAGAAAGGCCTGCCACAGCTCTTTCTGTAAACCAGGCCGGAGGCCACGTCTCTGCATCAGACGCCACAGAAAAATCCCAGACCTTAGAGAACACGGGGAGAACAGCGATGGGTTGGCATCTTCCACCTGGCTCTTATGACATTGTGTTGTGTGTCGACTTCATCGAAACAACAGG GGGAAGCAGTGGTCGCAAACAAGAATTGGTTAAGGAATTGCAAAGGAATGGTGTGACCTTTGATGTCAGGAAACTGAATGTGGGCGACTTCCTTTGGGTGGCACGTGAGAAAGTGACACCTGTTCCTG GGCAGCTGCGTCCTCCTGTGGGAAAAGAGCTGGTGCTTGATTACATAATTGAGAGGAAGAGGATGGATGATCTGTGTGGAAGCATCATAGATGGACGCTTCAGAGAGCAGAAG TTTCGACTGAAGAGGTGTGGTCTGCATAAGCCCATTTATCTAGTGGAGGAGTGTGGATCAGTGGCAGCTCATCTCAGTATACCTGAGAGTACATTACAACAGGCTATAGTCAATACACAG GTGGTTGATGGCTTCTTTGTGAAGCGCGTACAGGATGTGAAAGAGTCTGCTGCTTACCTCACCATCATGACCAGATACCTCCAGAAACTCTACCAG AATTGCACATTATTCTGTCGCTCCAGAGAACTGGAGGGTGATGGAGAAGATAAGAGTGAGCAAATGGGAAACCTCTCATGTTCTCTCATGGCCTTCACAGAATTTAACTATGGGGCTATTAAGAATAAG TGCCAGACAGTGCGGGAAGTATTTGCACGACAGCTTATGCAGATCAGTGGAGTCTCTGGTGATAAAGCAGCCGCTGTTCTTGAACACTACAGCACAGTCAGCAG TTTATTGCAAGCATATGATCAGTGCTCCAATGAAGCAGATAAAGAGAAACTTCTTTCATCCATCAAATATGGAAAACTCAaaag GAATATTGGACCGGCCTTGAGTCGCACTATATATCAGCTCTACTGTACACATGGACCTCTGTCATAG
- the ovol1a gene encoding putative transcription factor Ovo-like 1a: MPRAFLVKKTGNSPGKRNWSDLPDHERGDIYIPVSMSPIALREETEASPAEVALCLSTRKDRSMYTYNQMYTNDPDAVVPAAELPSCTALGQSPETEHIRSTHNNTYVRTKIKVTTGELPKEVPPIVPNLTTSPPASIAPPCSPPVAKSPSVQSSGGTYVCQVCQKVFQFQRMLNRHLKCHSEQKRHLCDFCGKGFNDTFDLKRHVRTHTGVRPYKCNLCEKAFTQRCSLESHMKKIHGVLQQYAYKERRSKLYVCEECGHTASTQDALVRHLHTEHPNSVLLRAKGARRQSPMMNATRDDTSQPGSPLSHNSDDTVESGGR, from the exons ATGCCACGAGCTTTCCTAGTGAAGAAAACGGGAAATTCACCCGGCAAGAGAAACTGGAGCGATCTACCTGATCATGAACGCGGTGACATTTATATTCCAG TCTCCATGTCTCCCATTGCTCTTCGAGAGGAGACCGAAGCCAGTCCGGCAGAGGTGGCGCTGTGCCTGTCCACTCGCAAGGACCGCAGCATGTACACATACAACCAGATGTACACCAATGACCCTGATGCAGTGGTTCCTGCGGCTgagctcccatcatgcactgctcTGGGCCAGAGTCCAGAGACCGAGCACATCCGAAGCACACACAACAATACGTACGTGCGCACTAAAATAAAG GTTACCACAGGTGAGCTTCCCAAAGAGGTTCCACCTATTGTTCCTAACCTAACTACAAGTCCACCTGCTTCTATAGCGCCACCTTGCTCCCCTCCTGTCGCTAAGTCGCCTTCAGTGCAGTCAAGTGGTGGTACTTATGTTTGCCAGGTGTGTCAAAAGGTTTTCCAGTTCCAGCGCATGCTAAACAGACACTTGAAATGTCACAGCGAGCAGAAGAGACACCTGTGCGACTTCTGCGGAAAGGGCTTTAACGACACCTTCGATCTCAAGAGGCACgttcgcacacacacag GTGTTCGTCCGTACAAGTGCAATCTGTGTGAGAAGGCTTTCACTCAGCGCTGCTCTCTGGAGTCCCACATGAAGAAGATTCATGGTGTCCTGCAGCAGTACGCTTACAAGGAGCGCCGCAGCAAGCTGTACGTCTGTGAAGAGTGTGGCCATACAGCTTCTACCCAGGATGCATTGGTGCGCCACCTCCACACTGAACATCCAAACAGTGTCCTCCTGCGGGCCAAGGGGGCACGAAGACAGTCACCAATGATGAACGCTACCAGAGATGACACCTCCCAACCTGGTTCCCCTCTCTCTCATAATAGCGATGACACTGTAGAGTCAGGTGGGAGGTAG
- the LOC131544265 gene encoding E3 ubiquitin-protein ligase TRIM39 isoform X2 — translation MPFSQSFLSEEQLLCSICLDVFDNPVSTPCGHNFCMTCIGHYWDSVKHCQCPLCKQTFKRKPDLHINRTLREITEQFKRMKENPGASGGHGAGRDAEERVRKHDSVDGTVRPGQLPGYLLEEMKRKLTGHRAHSNSLASHNEMGSEQTVTPNTESTSDTQPPGFARQVSLRRYTLSGAADAMKVPLCPKHHRNLELFCRSDLECICVECKQTGHQSHDITCAEKEWQSHKMKIGITETEIQEMTKERMQKVDEIKQSLVDIKMLSEHEVQRSMQLFGAVISSLERRQAGLLEVTEINRRSAEHQAELMIRELEQEITELRRRSTALAKLARTENYVTGLKGYSDVSTPMSMKDWTGVSLTCDLGTKAIYTSVCQLLEQFKEELQKVPAVCLSVSANQSLVKSHPKVKSIQEYAVDVTLDTNTAHPRLILSEDKKKVWCGERHQQVPNSRERFNRVVCVLGCEGFTSGRRYWEVEVDGKTDWDLGVASHSCNRKGKITVSPSNGYWFLSLRDKNNYAFRTEPSTALALSLRPQKIGLFVDYEKGQVSFYNVDAKMHIYTFMDNFSETIYPFFSPCTNKTGKNDAPLVITPVLLD, via the exons ATGCCATTCTCACAAAGCTTCCTGTCTGAAGAGCAGCTGCTGTGCTCCATCTGCTTAGACGTGTTTGACAATCCGGTGTCCACGCCATGTGGCCACAACTTCTGCATGACCTGCATCGGCCACTACTGGGACTCGGTGAAGCACTGCCAGTGCCCCCTCTGCAAGCAGACCTTCAAGAGAAAGCCTGATCTCCACATTAATCGAACTCTACGTGAGATCACCGAACAGTTCAAGCGCATGAAGGAAAACCCGGGGGCCTCTGGAGGGCACGGGGCAGGTAGAGATGCTGAGGAACGTGTAAGAAAACATGACTCAGTGGATGGGACAGTAAGGCCAGGCCAACTTCCAGGTTATCTTCTTGAGGAAATGAAGCGGAAACTCACAGGGCACAGGGCACACAGCAATTCTCTGGCCTCTCACAATGAAATGGGGTCCGAACAAACTGTCACACCAAACACTGAGAGTACTAGTGACACCCAGCCGCCTGGTTTTGCCAGACAGGTGTCCCTGCGCAGGTATACCCTGAGTGGGGCAGCAGATGCCATGAAAGTGCCCCTTTGTCCAAAACATCACCGTAACCTGGAGCTGTTCTGTCGATCTGATCTGGAGTGTATTTGTGTTGAGTGTAAACAAACGGGACACCAGTCACATGACATCACATGTGCCGAGAAAGAGTGGCAGAGTCATAAG ATGAAGATTGGTATTACAGAGACTGAGATACAGGAGATGACCAAAGAGAGGATGCAGAAAGTGGATGAGATCAAACAATCACTAGTTGATATCAAA ATGTTGTCAGAGCACGAAGTGCAGCGCAGCATGCAGCTGTTTGGAGCTGTGATAAGCTCTCTGGAGCGCAGGCAGGCCGGGCTGCTGGAAGTGACTGAGATAAACCGTCGCTCAGCAGAGCACCAGGCTGAACTCATGATCAGAGAGCTGGAGCAGGAGATCACAGAGCTGAGGAGGAGAAGCACGGCGCTGGCTAAACTGGCCCGGACTGAAAATTACGTCACCGGACTGAAG GGCTACTCTGACGTCAGCACTCCCATGTCAATGAAAGACTGGACGGGCGTCTCACTGACCTGTGACCTTGGAACTAAAGCAATTTACACCTCTGTATGTCAGCTACTGGAACAGTTTAAGGAGGAGCTTCAGAAAGTACCTGCAGTCT GCCTCTCTGTGTCCGCTAACCAATCACTGGTGAAGTCACACCCAA AAGTGAAGAGCATACAGGAATATGCTG TGGATGTGACCCTGGACACCAACACTGCTCATCCTCGTCTCATCCTATCAGAAGACAAGAAGAAGGTGTGGTGTGGTGAAAGGCACCAACAAGTTCCCAACAGTCGTGAGCGCTTCAACCGTGTAGTGTGTGTCCTGGGCTGCGAGGGATTCACCAGTGGCCGACGCTACTGGGAGGTGGAAGTGGATGGAAAGACTGACTGGGACCTGGGAGTGgcgagtcattcctgcaacaggaAGGGTAAGATCACAGTCAGCCCCAGCAACGGCTACTGGTTTCTTAGCTTGCGGGACAAGAACAACTATGCCTTCAGGACTGAGCCTTCCACTGCCCTAGCCCTCAGCCTGAGACCTCAGAAGATAGGGCTGTTTGTGGACTACGAAAAAGGCCAAGTATCATTTTATAATGTGGACGCAAAGATGCACATCTACACCTTTATGGACAACTTTTCGGAGACCATTTATCCATTTTTCAGTCCCTGTACCAATAAAACAGGCAAAAATGATGCTCCACTGGTGATCACGCCTGTCCTTCTGGACTGA
- the LOC131544265 gene encoding E3 ubiquitin-protein ligase TRIM39 isoform X1 — MPFSQSFLSEEQLLCSICLDVFDNPVSTPCGHNFCMTCIGHYWDSVKHCQCPLCKQTFKRKPDLHINRTLREITEQFKRMKENPGASGGHGAGRDAEERVRKHDSVDGTVRPGQLPGYLLEEMKRKLTGHRAHSNSLASHNEMGSEQTVTPNTESTSDTQPPGFARQVSLRRYTLSGAADAMKVPLCPKHHRNLELFCRSDLECICVECKQTGHQSHDITCAEKEWQSHKMKIGITETEIQEMTKERMQKVDEIKQSLVDIKIYDENLPSSLLLLPPVLQMLSEHEVQRSMQLFGAVISSLERRQAGLLEVTEINRRSAEHQAELMIRELEQEITELRRRSTALAKLARTENYVTGLKGYSDVSTPMSMKDWTGVSLTCDLGTKAIYTSVCQLLEQFKEELQKVPAVCLSVSANQSLVKSHPKVKSIQEYAVDVTLDTNTAHPRLILSEDKKKVWCGERHQQVPNSRERFNRVVCVLGCEGFTSGRRYWEVEVDGKTDWDLGVASHSCNRKGKITVSPSNGYWFLSLRDKNNYAFRTEPSTALALSLRPQKIGLFVDYEKGQVSFYNVDAKMHIYTFMDNFSETIYPFFSPCTNKTGKNDAPLVITPVLLD; from the exons ATGCCATTCTCACAAAGCTTCCTGTCTGAAGAGCAGCTGCTGTGCTCCATCTGCTTAGACGTGTTTGACAATCCGGTGTCCACGCCATGTGGCCACAACTTCTGCATGACCTGCATCGGCCACTACTGGGACTCGGTGAAGCACTGCCAGTGCCCCCTCTGCAAGCAGACCTTCAAGAGAAAGCCTGATCTCCACATTAATCGAACTCTACGTGAGATCACCGAACAGTTCAAGCGCATGAAGGAAAACCCGGGGGCCTCTGGAGGGCACGGGGCAGGTAGAGATGCTGAGGAACGTGTAAGAAAACATGACTCAGTGGATGGGACAGTAAGGCCAGGCCAACTTCCAGGTTATCTTCTTGAGGAAATGAAGCGGAAACTCACAGGGCACAGGGCACACAGCAATTCTCTGGCCTCTCACAATGAAATGGGGTCCGAACAAACTGTCACACCAAACACTGAGAGTACTAGTGACACCCAGCCGCCTGGTTTTGCCAGACAGGTGTCCCTGCGCAGGTATACCCTGAGTGGGGCAGCAGATGCCATGAAAGTGCCCCTTTGTCCAAAACATCACCGTAACCTGGAGCTGTTCTGTCGATCTGATCTGGAGTGTATTTGTGTTGAGTGTAAACAAACGGGACACCAGTCACATGACATCACATGTGCCGAGAAAGAGTGGCAGAGTCATAAG ATGAAGATTGGTATTACAGAGACTGAGATACAGGAGATGACCAAAGAGAGGATGCAGAAAGTGGATGAGATCAAACAATCACTAGTTGATATCAAA ATATATGATGAAAACCTTCCATCATCCTTGCTTCTGCTTCCCCCTGTGCTCCAGATGTTGTCAGAGCACGAAGTGCAGCGCAGCATGCAGCTGTTTGGAGCTGTGATAAGCTCTCTGGAGCGCAGGCAGGCCGGGCTGCTGGAAGTGACTGAGATAAACCGTCGCTCAGCAGAGCACCAGGCTGAACTCATGATCAGAGAGCTGGAGCAGGAGATCACAGAGCTGAGGAGGAGAAGCACGGCGCTGGCTAAACTGGCCCGGACTGAAAATTACGTCACCGGACTGAAG GGCTACTCTGACGTCAGCACTCCCATGTCAATGAAAGACTGGACGGGCGTCTCACTGACCTGTGACCTTGGAACTAAAGCAATTTACACCTCTGTATGTCAGCTACTGGAACAGTTTAAGGAGGAGCTTCAGAAAGTACCTGCAGTCT GCCTCTCTGTGTCCGCTAACCAATCACTGGTGAAGTCACACCCAA AAGTGAAGAGCATACAGGAATATGCTG TGGATGTGACCCTGGACACCAACACTGCTCATCCTCGTCTCATCCTATCAGAAGACAAGAAGAAGGTGTGGTGTGGTGAAAGGCACCAACAAGTTCCCAACAGTCGTGAGCGCTTCAACCGTGTAGTGTGTGTCCTGGGCTGCGAGGGATTCACCAGTGGCCGACGCTACTGGGAGGTGGAAGTGGATGGAAAGACTGACTGGGACCTGGGAGTGgcgagtcattcctgcaacaggaAGGGTAAGATCACAGTCAGCCCCAGCAACGGCTACTGGTTTCTTAGCTTGCGGGACAAGAACAACTATGCCTTCAGGACTGAGCCTTCCACTGCCCTAGCCCTCAGCCTGAGACCTCAGAAGATAGGGCTGTTTGTGGACTACGAAAAAGGCCAAGTATCATTTTATAATGTGGACGCAAAGATGCACATCTACACCTTTATGGACAACTTTTCGGAGACCATTTATCCATTTTTCAGTCCCTGTACCAATAAAACAGGCAAAAATGATGCTCCACTGGTGATCACGCCTGTCCTTCTGGACTGA